From Halomicrobium salinisoli, the proteins below share one genomic window:
- a CDS encoding HAMP domain-containing protein — translation MAGDGNSDVERTEESLLQRVTPDVIRRSFALKFGIVLMVMALSIGVIGIAATQEVKSQTQSNVEAEYQNVAAQEADLVQRWITRNRLTTRLVSNEDTWSSDEGLGTALSNEQSGLSSEVNDIHLVESSLSGTNVVASTSLPEDAPVSEVNRGWAADPSFSQSGDVQTSQVYLGETGPVVGFLSPVSSADDRYLLIEYSVEGIADDLKGAERAPGGFTQVVHSGDETIMIDEGAEGDSLGGEALQTYSQDEAAREPIQWAEDLRGSDDDAGVVARMDANGDVLNEEYTVGYAPVEDTDWVVLVHAPASAVFGWVEQIEQGGIVATLAAVVMIGGVGIALGYNTASSIDRLRRKADEMREGNLDVEIASARIDNIGQLYDGFADMRDSLKRQIDEAEKARKEAEVSRAEAMEMNNYLQEKADEFSTVMEETAGGDMTSRMDTDGENESMDRIAQEFNEMMNELEKTTGQLKSFSDEVADSSDVVLESAQSVRDASEQVAESVQKISDDAYDQQDRLQAISEDLDELVASLEELESEADVDVSGSLEGFRSVATELQDAADTSEGMMAESENVAGAAEEQAAELNEVSSRAERLKRYARPLGDILERFETEAEHEFVFSGGPSQSTSEPDQD, via the coding sequence ATGGCCGGAGACGGGAACTCCGACGTGGAACGGACCGAGGAATCGCTCCTCCAGCGGGTGACGCCGGACGTCATCAGGCGGAGCTTCGCACTGAAGTTCGGCATCGTCCTGATGGTAATGGCGCTCTCGATCGGCGTCATCGGCATCGCGGCGACCCAGGAGGTCAAGAGCCAGACGCAGTCGAACGTCGAGGCGGAGTACCAGAACGTGGCCGCACAGGAGGCGGACCTGGTCCAGCGGTGGATCACGCGTAACCGCCTGACCACGCGCCTCGTGTCCAACGAGGACACGTGGAGCAGCGACGAGGGCCTCGGGACGGCCCTGAGCAACGAACAGTCGGGGCTGTCCTCCGAGGTCAACGACATCCACCTCGTCGAGAGCTCCCTCAGCGGGACCAACGTCGTCGCGAGCACGTCGCTCCCCGAGGACGCGCCCGTCTCCGAGGTGAACCGCGGCTGGGCCGCGGATCCCTCCTTCTCCCAGTCCGGCGACGTGCAGACGTCGCAGGTATATCTGGGTGAGACCGGCCCGGTCGTCGGCTTCCTCAGTCCCGTCTCCTCCGCCGACGACCGCTACCTCCTGATCGAATACAGCGTCGAGGGCATCGCCGACGACCTCAAGGGCGCCGAGCGCGCCCCCGGCGGATTCACCCAGGTCGTCCACAGCGGTGACGAGACGATCATGATCGACGAAGGCGCCGAGGGCGACAGTCTCGGCGGCGAAGCGCTGCAGACGTACAGCCAGGACGAGGCGGCCAGGGAACCCATCCAGTGGGCCGAGGACCTCCGCGGCTCCGACGACGACGCCGGCGTCGTGGCCCGGATGGACGCCAACGGGGACGTCCTGAACGAGGAGTACACCGTCGGGTACGCGCCCGTCGAGGACACCGACTGGGTCGTGCTCGTGCACGCGCCGGCCTCGGCCGTCTTCGGCTGGGTCGAGCAGATCGAGCAGGGCGGCATCGTCGCGACGCTGGCCGCCGTCGTCATGATCGGCGGCGTCGGCATCGCGCTGGGGTACAACACCGCGTCCTCGATCGATCGGCTCCGGCGCAAGGCCGACGAGATGCGCGAGGGCAACCTCGACGTCGAGATCGCCTCCGCGCGGATCGACAACATCGGCCAGCTGTACGACGGCTTCGCCGACATGCGCGACTCGCTGAAGCGCCAGATCGACGAGGCCGAGAAGGCCCGCAAGGAGGCCGAGGTGTCCCGCGCCGAGGCCATGGAGATGAACAACTACCTCCAGGAGAAGGCCGACGAGTTCAGCACGGTCATGGAGGAGACCGCCGGCGGCGACATGACCAGCCGGATGGACACCGACGGCGAGAACGAGTCGATGGACCGCATCGCCCAGGAGTTCAACGAGATGATGAACGAACTGGAGAAGACGACCGGTCAGCTCAAGAGCTTCTCCGACGAGGTGGCCGACTCCAGTGACGTCGTCCTCGAGAGCGCCCAGTCCGTCCGGGACGCCTCCGAGCAGGTCGCCGAGTCCGTCCAGAAGATCTCCGACGACGCCTACGACCAGCAGGACCGGCTCCAGGCCATCTCCGAGGACCTCGACGAGCTCGTCGCCAGCCTCGAAGAACTGGAGTCCGAGGCCGACGTCGACGTGAGCGGCTCGCTGGAAGGCTTCCGCTCCGTCGCCACGGAACTGCAGGACGCCGCCGACACCAGCGAGGGCATGATGGCCGAGTCCGAGAACGTCGCCGGCGCGGCCGAGGAACAAGCCGCCGAACTGAACGAGGTCTCCTCGCGCGCCGAGCGGCTCAAGCGCTACGCCCGCCCGCTGGGCGACATCCTCGAGCGCTTCGAGACCGAGGCCGAACACGAGTTCGTCTTCTCCGGCGGTCCCTCCCAGTCCACCAGCGAACCCGATCAGGACTGA
- the kdgK1 gene encoding bifunctional 2-dehydro-3-deoxygluconokinase/2-dehydro-3-deoxygalactonokinase: MTDLVTFGETMLRLSPPHGERIETADQYDVHVAGAESNVATAAQRLGLDAAWTSKLPDSPPGRKVANELRGHGVTVDVVWSDEGRQGTYYLETGEAPRGNNVIYDRRDAAVTTASTEELPVDRIESAEAFHTTGITPALSDTLEETTADLLAAAQDAGTTTSFDLNYRSKLWEPAEARPVLEGLFPDVDVLVVAERDAENVLDRTGDAESIAGGLADDFGIEVVIVTRGSRGALALADGETSEQPTFEASNAHPVGTGDSFVGGFLSQYVRGAEVPEAMEYGSATAALKRSVPGDLAVVTPDEVEAVIEGGTADISR; the protein is encoded by the coding sequence GTGACCGACCTCGTCACCTTCGGGGAGACGATGCTCCGGCTCTCCCCGCCCCACGGCGAACGCATCGAGACGGCCGATCAGTACGACGTCCACGTCGCGGGGGCCGAGAGCAACGTCGCGACGGCGGCCCAGCGGCTCGGACTGGACGCCGCCTGGACGTCGAAGCTCCCCGACTCGCCGCCGGGCCGGAAGGTCGCCAACGAGCTCCGCGGCCACGGCGTCACCGTCGACGTCGTCTGGAGCGACGAGGGCCGGCAGGGCACCTACTACCTCGAGACGGGCGAGGCCCCGCGTGGCAACAACGTCATCTACGACCGGCGGGACGCCGCCGTGACGACGGCCAGCACCGAAGAGCTCCCCGTCGACCGGATCGAATCGGCCGAGGCGTTCCACACGACGGGAATCACGCCGGCGCTGTCGGACACGCTCGAGGAGACGACGGCGGACCTGCTTGCCGCCGCGCAGGATGCAGGGACGACGACGTCGTTCGACCTGAACTACCGCTCGAAGCTCTGGGAGCCCGCCGAGGCCCGACCGGTCCTCGAAGGCCTGTTCCCCGACGTGGACGTCCTCGTGGTGGCCGAGCGGGACGCCGAGAACGTCCTCGACAGGACCGGCGACGCCGAGTCCATCGCCGGCGGCCTGGCAGACGACTTCGGCATCGAGGTCGTCATCGTCACCCGCGGGTCCCGCGGCGCGCTCGCGCTCGCGGACGGCGAGACGTCCGAGCAGCCGACGTTCGAGGCGAGCAACGCTCACCCCGTCGGTACGGGCGACTCCTTCGTGGGCGGGTTCCTCTCGCAGTACGTGCGGGGCGCCGAGGTCCCGGAGGCCATGGAGTACGGCTCGGCGACGGCGGCGCTGAAGCGGTCGGTCCCCGGGGATCTGGCCGTCGTGACCCCCGACGAGGTCGAGGCCGTCATCGAGGGCGGTACCGCCGACATCTCCCGGTAG
- the pyk gene encoding pyruvate kinase: MRSAKIVCTIGPASESVETMTELAEAGMSVARLNASHGSPEHRREMIDRIREVDATTDQPVAAMLDMPGPEVRTAPIRDEIHLEEGTTVRFVEGDEATPEEVGLSVSIAAVEPGDRVLLDDGRIETTVQRVEGGTVYADVESGGDLGARKGVNVPGVDLDLPTITENDEAELDVAAEKEPDFVAASFVRSGEDIYEIESAMEERGIDIPIIAKIERAGAVENLDSIIDAAYGVMVARGDLGVECPLEDVPMIQKRIIRKCNEEGVPVITATEMLDSMVTERRPTRAETSDVANAVLDGTDAVMLSGETAIGDHPVRVVETMDSIVRYIEGSDEYAETREQRVPAADNTRTDALARSARFLARDIGASAVVAASESGYTALKAAKFRPSIPVVATTPSEEVRRQLALSWGIIPVTTEYTTDGADAIIQNAVQSAIDTGAAEGGDTVVVLSGMMTELEGINTANMLKVHVAAETIARGRSVVDGLVTGPIHYAPDGDLSDVPDGAVVSVPADFEGEFVGDPESIGGLVDAHEGMTSYAAIVARELGIPMISDVDRPDVADGTVVTLDAERGVLYEDAVGERDRD, translated from the coding sequence ATGCGGAGCGCGAAGATCGTCTGCACGATCGGGCCGGCCTCGGAGTCCGTCGAGACGATGACGGAACTGGCCGAGGCGGGCATGTCGGTCGCGCGGCTCAACGCCAGCCACGGCTCGCCGGAGCACCGCCGGGAGATGATCGACCGGATCCGGGAGGTCGACGCGACGACCGACCAGCCCGTCGCGGCGATGCTGGACATGCCGGGCCCCGAGGTCCGGACGGCGCCGATCCGCGACGAGATCCACCTCGAGGAGGGCACCACGGTGCGGTTCGTCGAGGGCGACGAGGCGACCCCCGAGGAGGTCGGGCTCTCGGTGTCCATCGCCGCCGTCGAGCCCGGCGACCGCGTCCTGCTGGACGACGGGCGCATCGAGACGACCGTCCAGCGCGTCGAGGGCGGGACGGTCTACGCCGACGTCGAGAGCGGCGGCGACCTCGGGGCCCGCAAGGGCGTCAACGTCCCCGGCGTCGACCTGGACCTGCCGACGATCACCGAGAACGACGAGGCGGAACTGGACGTGGCCGCCGAGAAGGAACCGGACTTCGTCGCGGCCTCGTTCGTCCGCTCGGGCGAGGACATCTACGAGATCGAGTCGGCGATGGAGGAGCGGGGCATCGACATCCCGATCATCGCCAAGATCGAGCGCGCGGGCGCGGTCGAGAACCTCGACTCGATCATCGACGCGGCCTACGGCGTGATGGTCGCCCGCGGCGACCTCGGCGTCGAGTGTCCCCTCGAGGACGTCCCGATGATCCAGAAGCGGATCATCCGGAAGTGCAACGAGGAGGGCGTGCCGGTCATCACCGCCACGGAGATGCTGGACTCGATGGTCACCGAGCGCCGGCCGACCCGCGCCGAGACCTCCGACGTGGCCAACGCCGTCCTCGACGGGACGGACGCGGTCATGCTCTCCGGGGAGACGGCCATCGGCGACCACCCCGTCCGCGTCGTCGAGACGATGGACAGCATCGTCCGCTACATCGAGGGCAGCGACGAGTACGCGGAGACCCGCGAGCAGCGGGTGCCCGCCGCCGACAACACACGGACCGACGCGCTGGCCCGGTCGGCCCGCTTCCTGGCGCGGGACATCGGCGCATCCGCCGTCGTCGCCGCCTCCGAGTCCGGCTACACCGCGCTGAAGGCCGCGAAGTTCCGGCCGTCGATCCCGGTGGTCGCGACCACGCCCAGCGAGGAGGTCCGCCGTCAGCTCGCCCTCAGCTGGGGGATCATCCCGGTCACGACCGAGTACACCACCGACGGCGCCGACGCCATCATCCAGAACGCGGTCCAGTCCGCCATCGACACGGGCGCCGCGGAGGGCGGCGACACCGTCGTCGTCCTCTCCGGCATGATGACCGAACTGGAGGGGATCAACACGGCGAACATGCTGAAGGTCCACGTCGCGGCCGAGACCATCGCCCGGGGCCGGTCGGTCGTCGACGGCCTCGTCACCGGCCCGATCCACTACGCGCCGGACGGGGACCTGAGCGACGTCCCCGATGGCGCGGTCGTCTCCGTGCCCGCGGACTTCGAGGGCGAGTTCGTCGGCGACCCCGAGTCGATCGGCGGCCTCGTCGACGCCCACGAGGGCATGACCAGCTACGCCGCCATCGTCGCGCGCGAACTGGGGATCCCGATGATCTCCGACGTCGACCGACCGGACGTGGCCGACGGCACCGTCGTCACGCTCGACGCCGAGCGGGGCGTGCTCTACGAGGACGCCGTCGGCGAGCGCGACCGGGACTGA
- a CDS encoding ROK family protein: MAAYAGVDLGATNVRAVVGDESGRELGSDAGETPRGPNGIAVTEAVLDTLRGACEDADVAPGSIEAAGIGSIGPLDLAGGAVDNPANLPDTIDRIPLTGPVGELIDSDRVYLHNDTTAGVIGERYFSDRNPDDMVYLTISSGIGAGICVDGDILAGWDGNAGEVGHMTIDPTGLMTCGCGAEGHWEAYCSGNNIPRYATALHREDPVPTELRVDDGDFGAADVFAAAKRGDEFAEYVIEQVGHLNAIGVANIVNSYAPLVVYVGGAVALNNPDEVLEPIREQIPPMLMANLPDIKLTQLGDDVVVMGALASGITGGTGER, encoded by the coding sequence ATGGCCGCTTACGCAGGGGTCGACCTCGGCGCGACGAACGTCCGCGCCGTCGTCGGCGACGAGTCCGGTCGGGAGCTGGGCTCGGACGCGGGCGAGACGCCGCGTGGCCCCAACGGGATCGCCGTCACCGAGGCCGTCCTGGACACGCTCCGGGGCGCCTGTGAGGACGCGGACGTCGCGCCCGGTTCGATCGAGGCCGCCGGCATCGGGTCGATCGGTCCGCTCGATCTGGCCGGCGGCGCCGTCGACAACCCCGCGAACCTGCCGGACACGATCGACCGGATCCCCCTGACGGGGCCGGTCGGCGAGCTCATCGACTCCGATCGGGTCTACCTCCACAACGACACCACGGCCGGCGTGATCGGCGAGCGCTACTTCAGCGACCGCAACCCCGACGACATGGTGTACCTGACCATCTCGTCGGGCATCGGCGCCGGCATCTGCGTGGACGGCGACATCCTGGCCGGCTGGGACGGCAACGCCGGCGAGGTCGGGCACATGACCATCGATCCCACCGGACTGATGACCTGTGGCTGCGGCGCCGAGGGCCACTGGGAGGCGTACTGCTCCGGCAACAACATCCCCCGCTACGCGACCGCGCTGCACCGCGAGGACCCCGTCCCCACGGAACTGCGCGTCGACGACGGCGACTTCGGCGCCGCGGACGTCTTCGCGGCCGCCAAGCGCGGCGACGAGTTCGCCGAGTACGTCATCGAGCAGGTCGGGCACCTGAACGCCATCGGCGTCGCCAACATCGTCAACTCCTACGCGCCGCTGGTCGTCTACGTCGGCGGCGCCGTCGCGCTGAACAACCCCGACGAGGTCCTCGAACCGATCAGAGAGCAGATCCCGCCGATGCTCATGGCGAATCTCCCGGACATCAAACTGACCCAGCTCGGCGACGACGTCGTCGTGATGGGCGCGCTCGCCTCCGGCATCACGGGCGGCACCGGCGAGCGGTAG